From one Streptomyces sp. NBC_01478 genomic stretch:
- a CDS encoding MFS transporter translates to MTAPSPQPVQSTHPDDTSAPSRPSARRAIAAATIGNALEFFDLALYALMASYIGRTFFPGGNPGVQLVQAYAVFGVTYLIRPLGGLLLGAYADRNGRKKALVLSIRLMVLGTLLLAVMPGYGTLGIASTLGIVLARLIQGFAAGGEFGAATSFLVEHDERRKSFLGSFQFASQGLSTLMAAGFAAALTALLSDAQMTSWGWRVPFAFGLLIGPVGYFVRRYMDESPALAPELKSAAPTPSPIVSVFRHHWGGLLIAGGALIVSTALNFMLQYLPTYGIGQLGLDASLSFTALLIAGAVLTFVTPLVGLLGDRHGRLRIMIPAALLIGVSVVPLFLWLNASPSFLTLALCTTILALLKAVYFGTLPSVMADVFPTRARATGLSFSYNTTVALFGGFTPTIAAALIETTGSPVSPGYYLLATAVLSTAALTTAVRSRRMR, encoded by the coding sequence ATGACCGCTCCGTCCCCCCAGCCCGTCCAGTCCACCCACCCCGACGACACCTCGGCACCGAGCCGCCCCAGCGCACGACGTGCCATCGCGGCGGCCACCATCGGCAACGCCCTCGAATTCTTCGACCTCGCCCTGTACGCGCTGATGGCGTCCTACATCGGCCGCACGTTCTTCCCCGGCGGCAACCCCGGCGTCCAACTGGTGCAGGCCTACGCCGTGTTCGGCGTGACCTATCTGATACGACCACTGGGCGGGCTGCTGCTCGGCGCGTACGCGGACCGCAACGGCCGTAAGAAAGCACTGGTGTTGTCGATCCGGCTGATGGTGCTCGGCACGCTGCTGCTCGCCGTGATGCCCGGTTACGGGACCCTCGGGATCGCGTCGACCCTGGGGATCGTGCTCGCGCGACTGATCCAAGGGTTCGCGGCCGGGGGCGAGTTCGGGGCGGCGACGTCCTTCCTGGTCGAGCACGACGAGCGGCGCAAGAGCTTCCTCGGCAGCTTCCAGTTCGCCAGCCAGGGCCTGTCCACCCTCATGGCGGCAGGGTTCGCGGCGGCTCTCACGGCTCTGCTGTCCGACGCCCAGATGACGTCGTGGGGCTGGCGCGTGCCGTTCGCGTTCGGCCTGCTGATCGGTCCGGTGGGCTATTTCGTACGCCGTTACATGGACGAATCCCCCGCGCTGGCACCGGAGTTGAAGTCGGCCGCCCCGACGCCGTCCCCGATCGTGTCGGTCTTCCGGCACCACTGGGGCGGGCTGCTGATCGCCGGCGGTGCGCTGATCGTCTCGACGGCGCTCAACTTCATGCTCCAGTACCTGCCGACGTACGGCATCGGCCAACTGGGCCTGGACGCCTCGCTGTCGTTCACCGCGCTGCTCATCGCCGGAGCCGTCCTGACCTTCGTCACCCCGCTCGTGGGGCTGCTGGGCGACCGGCACGGCAGGCTGCGCATCATGATCCCGGCCGCGCTGCTGATCGGCGTGAGCGTGGTGCCTCTCTTCCTGTGGCTGAACGCCTCGCCGTCCTTCCTCACCCTCGCGCTGTGCACCACGATCCTGGCCCTGCTCAAGGCGGTGTACTTCGGCACGCTGCCGTCGGTGATGGCCGACGTGTTCCCGACCCGGGCCCGTGCGACCGGCCTGTCCTTCAGCTACAACACCACGGTCGCGCTCTTCGGCGGCTTCACACCGACGATCGCCGCGGCCCTGATCGAGACGACCGGTTCGCCGGTGTCGCCGGGCTACTACCTGCTGGCCACGGCCGTGTTGAGCACCGCGGCCCTGACGACAGCGGTGCGCTCGCGCCGGATGCGGTGA
- the nirD gene encoding nitrite reductase small subunit NirD, translating to MTLAPETTDLKVQLQLADGWFTVCDLNRLTPGRGVAALLPDGRQVALFRDRAGTLYGIDNRDPFNGAAVLSRGLTGTHQGRPFVASPLLKQRFDLISGECLDDASVRVETYEVRAG from the coding sequence ATGACCCTGGCTCCCGAGACGACCGACCTGAAAGTCCAACTCCAGTTGGCCGACGGCTGGTTCACGGTCTGCGACCTGAACCGGCTCACCCCCGGCCGCGGGGTGGCGGCCCTGCTGCCGGACGGCCGCCAGGTCGCCCTGTTCCGCGACCGCGCCGGCACCCTCTACGGCATCGACAACCGCGACCCCTTCAACGGCGCGGCCGTCCTCTCCCGCGGCCTGACCGGCACCCACCAGGGCCGCCCGTTCGTCGCCTCGCCGCTGCTCAAGCAGCGGTTCGACCTGATCTCCGGGGAGTGCCTGGACGACGCGTCGGTGCGGGTGGAGACGTACGAGGTGCGGGCGGGGTGA